GGTTATGATGATATGCCAATCTGTATGGCAAAAACTCAGAATTCCATTTCAGATAATCCAAAACTAAAAGGTAGACCTGAAGGATTTACAGTATCAGTAAGAGAGATAAACCTTTCAGCAGGAGCAGGATTCCTTGTACCACTAACAGGACCTGTAATGACAATGCCTGGTTTACCAAAAAGACCATCAGCAGAAGATATAGATGTTG
The sequence above is drawn from the Halanaerobiales bacterium genome and encodes:
- a CDS encoding formate--tetrahydrofolate ligase → GYDDMPICMAKTQNSISDNPKLKGRPEGFTVSVREINLSAGAGFLVPLTGPVMTMPGLPKRPSAEDIDVDEDGKITGLF